In Pollutimonas sp. M17, a single genomic region encodes these proteins:
- a CDS encoding pseudouridine synthase has protein sequence MEKIRISKLMAERGLCSRREADAYIERGWVKVDGRVVSELGSKAWPDQQITLDRQAQRRQTARVTILLNKPVGYVSGQAEQGYRPAVSLISAATQYKADKSSLRFEPGHLRGLAPAGRLDIDSQGLLILTQDGRIARQLISDDSEIDKEYLVRVQGKIAGNGLAMLNHGLSLDGKPLKRAQVSWQNEDQLRFILQEGKKRQIRRMCEQVGLKVVGLKRVRMGRIVLGDLPPGQWRYLKEGERFL, from the coding sequence ATGGAAAAAATACGAATTTCAAAACTGATGGCGGAGCGCGGCCTGTGCTCGCGCCGGGAAGCCGATGCCTACATCGAGCGGGGCTGGGTGAAGGTGGATGGGCGGGTGGTTTCCGAACTGGGCAGCAAGGCCTGGCCGGATCAGCAGATCACCCTGGACAGGCAGGCGCAGCGGCGCCAGACCGCTCGCGTGACCATATTGCTGAACAAGCCGGTCGGCTATGTGTCGGGCCAGGCCGAGCAGGGCTACCGGCCCGCCGTATCGTTGATCAGCGCGGCCACGCAGTACAAGGCCGACAAGTCGTCCCTGCGCTTCGAGCCGGGCCACCTGCGCGGCCTGGCTCCGGCGGGACGGCTGGATATCGATTCGCAGGGCTTGCTGATCCTGACGCAGGACGGGCGCATCGCCCGCCAGTTGATCAGCGACGATTCCGAGATCGACAAGGAATACCTGGTGCGGGTGCAGGGCAAGATAGCGGGCAACGGACTGGCGATGCTCAACCACGGCCTCTCGCTGGACGGCAAGCCCTTGAAGCGCGCGCAGGTAAGCTGGCAGAACGAGGATCAATTGCGCTTCATCCTGCAGGAAGGCAAGAAGCGGCAGATCCGGCGCATGTGCGAACAGGTCGGCCTGAAGGTGGTGGGACTGAAGCGGGTGCGCATGGGGCGCATCGTGCTGGGCGACCTGCCGCCGGGACAGTGGCGCTACCTGAAGGAAGGCGAGCGCTTTCTTTGA
- the ugpQ gene encoding glycerophosphodiester phosphodiesterase, which translates to MPNPSPAWPYPQFIAHRGAGRYAPENTLAAMRLGAQHGFLMMEYDVKLSRDGVAILLHDDAVDRTSNGLGNAADKTLAELAQIDFGAWHSRDYAGEPIPTLYSIAAYTRANGIRSNIEIKPHTGLEAETGRQVARLARRLWAGADLPPLLSSFSETALEAALNEAPELPRALLIEEEVPADWRDRAQRLQCVGLNLNHKHTTRAIVQAVRQAGYTLAIWTVNDAARARELLDWGCDAIVTDEIKTISPAWLA; encoded by the coding sequence ATGCCCAACCCGTCGCCTGCGTGGCCTTATCCCCAGTTCATCGCCCATCGGGGCGCGGGCCGCTACGCCCCCGAGAACACGCTGGCCGCCATGCGGCTTGGCGCCCAGCACGGTTTCCTGATGATGGAGTACGACGTCAAGCTCAGCCGCGACGGCGTCGCCATCCTGCTGCACGACGATGCGGTGGACCGCACGTCCAACGGCCTGGGCAATGCGGCCGACAAGACCCTGGCCGAATTGGCGCAGATCGACTTCGGGGCCTGGCATTCCCGCGACTACGCGGGCGAGCCCATTCCCACCCTGTATTCCATCGCGGCCTATACCCGCGCCAACGGCATACGCAGCAATATCGAGATCAAACCGCATACCGGCCTGGAGGCCGAAACCGGCAGGCAGGTGGCCAGGCTGGCGCGCCGGCTTTGGGCCGGCGCCGACCTGCCGCCCCTGCTTTCGTCTTTTTCGGAAACCGCACTGGAAGCGGCCCTGAACGAGGCGCCCGAACTTCCCAGGGCGCTGCTGATCGAGGAAGAAGTGCCGGCGGACTGGCGCGACCGGGCGCAACGGCTGCAATGCGTGGGCCTGAACCTGAATCACAAACATACGACAAGGGCGATCGTCCAGGCGGTGCGCCAGGCCGGCTATACGCTGGCCATCTGGACGGTGAACGACGCGGCGCGGGCCCGCGAACTGCTGGACTGGGGGTGCGACGCCATCGTGACGGACGAAATCAAGACCATTTCACCCGCCTGGCTGGCCTGA
- a CDS encoding P-II family nitrogen regulator: protein MKLVAAIIKPFKLDEVREALADIGVNGLTVTEVKGFGRQKGHTELYRGAEYVVDFLPKIRVEVVLPAAMVDAAIDAIIKAAFTGKIGDGKIFVTAVEQAIRIRTGESGIDAL, encoded by the coding sequence ATGAAACTAGTCGCGGCAATCATCAAGCCGTTCAAGCTGGACGAGGTGCGCGAAGCCCTGGCCGACATCGGCGTCAACGGACTGACCGTCACTGAAGTCAAGGGCTTCGGCCGCCAGAAAGGCCATACCGAGCTGTATCGGGGCGCCGAATATGTCGTCGACTTCCTGCCCAAGATACGCGTCGAGGTCGTGCTGCCCGCGGCCATGGTCGACGCGGCCATCGACGCCATCATCAAGGCGGCGTTCACCGGCAAGATCGGCGACGGCAAGATCTTTGTCACGGCGGTCGAGCAGGCCATACGCATACGCACCGGCGAAAGCGGCATCGATGCGCTCTGA
- a CDS encoding 23S rRNA (adenine(2030)-N(6))-methyltransferase RlmJ, whose product MFSYRHAFHAGNHADVLKHAVFVHILDYYNRKDNPYWVIDTHAGAGLYDLRSDWALKNGEFVDGLDKLLGAASMPPMIERYLEEVQHFNPDGVANFYPGSPWLALRALRDQDRLRLFEMHPSEADVLRQNLKQQGRDAVRQTTLYQADGFDGLKSQLPPPPRRGITIIDPSYEDKQDYRKTLQAVHEGLKRFATGCFAVWYPLVQRREVQELVRSLERLKTPWVHASLTVRKPTGDGFGLHGSGMFVLNPPWTLHAELDATLPWLSATLKQDDRAGFTLKQQAS is encoded by the coding sequence TTGTTCAGCTATCGCCATGCCTTCCACGCCGGCAACCATGCCGATGTCCTGAAGCACGCCGTATTCGTCCACATCCTGGATTACTACAACCGCAAGGACAATCCCTACTGGGTCATCGACACGCACGCCGGCGCCGGGCTCTACGATCTGCGCAGCGACTGGGCGCTCAAGAACGGCGAATTCGTCGACGGGCTGGACAAGCTGCTGGGCGCCGCGTCCATGCCGCCGATGATAGAACGCTATCTGGAAGAGGTGCAGCACTTCAATCCGGACGGCGTGGCCAACTTCTACCCCGGCTCGCCCTGGCTGGCCTTGCGCGCCCTGCGCGACCAGGACCGCCTGCGATTGTTCGAGATGCACCCGTCCGAAGCCGATGTGCTCCGGCAGAATCTGAAACAACAGGGCCGGGATGCCGTCAGGCAAACGACCCTCTACCAGGCCGACGGTTTCGATGGCCTGAAGAGCCAATTGCCGCCCCCTCCACGGCGCGGCATCACCATCATCGACCCCTCCTACGAAGACAAGCAGGACTACCGCAAAACCCTGCAGGCGGTCCATGAAGGCCTGAAGCGCTTTGCCACCGGCTGCTTCGCCGTCTGGTACCCGCTGGTTCAGCGGCGCGAGGTCCAGGAACTGGTCCGCTCGCTGGAACGCCTGAAAACGCCCTGGGTGCATGCCAGCCTGACGGTGCGCAAGCCGACGGGCGATGGCTTCGGCCTGCACGGCAGCGGCATGTTCGTGCTGAATCCGCCGTGGACCCTGCATGCGGAGCTGGACGCCACCCTGCCCTGGCTGAGCGCAACCCTGAAACAGGACGACAGGGCGGGCTTTACCTTGAAGCAACAGGCGTCGTAG
- a CDS encoding chorismate--pyruvate lyase family protein has product MELHPPQHSDWIAAPSPSLSRQQKYWLFRPGALTAGLRRLGSVQLRVVREHAAGLPPAEAWMLDRPVRSPVWVREIIMSIDGVNSVFARSFTPLAASHGLWQGMRRLRTRPLADMLYHDAQITRSGFLACRLREQRPLYRSARRMLGDQCPPANSMLARCSVFWRSGQPLLVAECFLPDFWPLAARSAYGQGLSLEQI; this is encoded by the coding sequence ATGGAATTACACCCACCTCAGCACTCCGATTGGATCGCGGCGCCCTCTCCTTCCCTCAGCCGCCAGCAAAAATACTGGTTGTTCCGCCCCGGCGCCCTGACGGCGGGCCTGCGCCGCCTTGGCTCCGTGCAGTTGCGGGTGGTCCGCGAGCATGCCGCCGGCCTGCCGCCGGCTGAAGCCTGGATGCTGGACCGGCCGGTCCGCAGCCCCGTCTGGGTGCGCGAGATCATCATGTCCATCGATGGGGTAAACAGCGTATTTGCCCGCAGCTTCACGCCGCTGGCGGCCTCGCACGGCCTGTGGCAGGGCATGCGCCGCCTGCGTACCCGGCCGCTGGCCGACATGCTCTATCACGATGCCCAGATCACGCGTTCGGGTTTTCTGGCCTGCCGCTTGCGCGAGCAGCGCCCGCTGTACAGGTCGGCCCGCCGCATGCTGGGCGACCAGTGCCCTCCGGCCAACAGCATGCTGGCGCGCTGCTCGGTGTTCTGGCGCAGCGGGCAGCCCCTGCTCGTGGCCGAATGCTTCCTGCCGGACTTCTGGCCCCTGGCCGCCAGATCGGCCTATGGGCAGGGATTGTCGCTGGAACAGATCTAG
- a CDS encoding mechanosensitive ion channel family protein: protein MQEQTLLAQWMGDGWINRHMPDTLWGQVALGLAVLAVLVVIAGWITSRVLTTVARRTLTAMGHDDWSVALARRRVFRNLSYAVPLLVIMSNIGLLPIEEKYADLMARIFLCGGIVFFFMALNGVLSAWQDIYAASTRAQTRSIKGYLELGKIIFWAICLILVISILVNRSPLLMLSGLGALSAVLLLVFKDTLLSLVASTQMTSNDMLRIGDWIEMPQAGADGFVIDIALHTVKVQNWDKTVTTVPTYKLFSESYRNWRYMFESGGRRIKRTLRIDAGTVRFLREDEIASLRRFALLKDYLDGKQQELDESNRALGPLADLEGNRRRLTNLGTFRAYALAYLRQQRELHQDMLMIVRMMEPDSQGIPIEVYCFANNTAWVEYERIQGNIFDHLLAILPELSLRLYQAPSGADFVRAWDAPGRSAAAQASNADSANP from the coding sequence ATGCAAGAACAGACTCTGCTGGCCCAATGGATGGGCGACGGCTGGATCAACCGCCACATGCCCGACACTTTGTGGGGACAGGTGGCCCTGGGGCTGGCCGTCCTGGCTGTGCTGGTCGTCATCGCCGGCTGGATCACCTCGCGCGTCCTCACCACCGTCGCCCGGCGCACCCTGACGGCGATGGGGCACGACGACTGGTCGGTGGCGCTGGCGCGCCGGCGGGTGTTCCGCAACCTCAGCTACGCGGTTCCCCTGCTGGTCATCATGTCCAACATCGGCCTGCTTCCCATCGAGGAAAAGTATGCCGACCTCATGGCGCGCATATTCCTGTGCGGCGGCATCGTCTTCTTTTTCATGGCCCTGAACGGGGTGCTGTCGGCCTGGCAGGACATCTATGCGGCCAGCACGCGGGCCCAGACCCGTTCCATCAAGGGCTACCTGGAGCTGGGCAAGATCATCTTCTGGGCCATCTGCCTGATACTGGTCATCTCCATACTGGTCAATCGCTCGCCATTGCTGATGCTCTCCGGCCTGGGCGCGCTGTCGGCGGTGCTGCTGCTGGTGTTCAAGGACACGCTGCTGTCGCTGGTGGCCAGCACGCAAATGACGTCCAACGACATGCTGCGCATCGGCGACTGGATAGAAATGCCGCAGGCGGGCGCCGACGGCTTCGTCATCGACATCGCCCTGCACACGGTCAAGGTGCAGAACTGGGACAAGACCGTCACCACCGTTCCCACCTACAAGCTGTTTTCCGAAAGCTATCGCAACTGGCGCTATATGTTCGAATCGGGCGGGCGGCGCATCAAGCGCACCCTGCGCATCGATGCCGGCACGGTCCGTTTCCTGCGCGAAGACGAAATCGCTTCCTTGAGGCGCTTTGCGCTGCTGAAGGATTACCTGGACGGCAAGCAGCAGGAACTGGATGAAAGCAATCGGGCGCTGGGCCCGCTGGCCGACCTGGAGGGCAACCGCCGGCGCCTGACCAACCTGGGCACCTTCAGGGCCTATGCCCTGGCCTACCTGCGCCAGCAGCGCGAGCTGCACCAGGACATGCTGATGATCGTGCGCATGATGGAGCCCGACTCCCAGGGCATTCCCATCGAGGTCTATTGCTTTGCCAACAACACGGCCTGGGTCGAGTACGAGCGCATCCAGGGCAATATCTTCGATCACTTGCTGGCCATCCTGCCCGAATTGTCGCTGCGCCTTTACCAGGCGCCTTCGGGAGCCGATTTCGTACGGGCCTGGGATGCGCCGGGCCGCTCGGCGGCGGCGCAGGCATCGAACGCGGACTCCGCGAACCCATGA
- the argH gene encoding argininosuccinate lyase — protein MPNNTSPEHQDQFANKAQAWSARFSEPVSDLVKRYTASVDFDQRMAAFDIQGSLAHADMLESIGIISGDDKASIEKGMARILEEIGSGAFVWSLDLEDVHLNIEKRLVELIGDAGKRLHTGRSRNDQVATDIRLWLRNEIDIAIGLLRQLRGKLAELALEHASTILPGFTHLQVAQPVTFGHHLLAYAEMFGRDAERLADCRKRVNRLPLGAAALAGTSYPIDRERVARTLGFDEVCRNSLDAVSDRDFAIEFCAAAALIMTHISRLSEELVLWMSPRVGFIDLADRFCTGSSIMPQKKNPDVPELARGKTGRVNGHLIALLTLMKGQPLAYNKDNQEDKEGLFDSADTIRDTLTIFVDMVGGIRVKADAMRAAALQGFATATDLADYLVKKGVPFRDAHETVAHAVRACEERGCDLADLPLEELQGFHALIEQDVYQVLTLEGSVAARKHIGGTAPERVRLEAQRVLDGTAET, from the coding sequence ATGCCAAATAACACTTCCCCCGAACATCAGGACCAGTTTGCGAACAAGGCTCAGGCCTGGTCCGCCCGTTTCTCCGAGCCCGTATCCGATCTGGTCAAGCGCTATACCGCGTCGGTCGATTTCGACCAGCGCATGGCCGCCTTCGACATCCAGGGCTCGCTGGCCCACGCCGACATGCTCGAATCCATAGGCATCATCAGCGGCGATGACAAGGCTTCCATCGAGAAAGGCATGGCCCGCATCCTGGAAGAAATCGGCTCGGGCGCCTTCGTCTGGTCGCTGGACCTGGAAGACGTGCACCTGAACATAGAAAAACGCCTGGTGGAGCTCATCGGCGATGCCGGCAAGCGCCTGCATACCGGGCGCTCGCGCAACGACCAGGTCGCCACCGACATCCGCCTGTGGCTGCGCAACGAAATCGACATCGCCATCGGCCTGCTGCGCCAATTGCGCGGCAAGCTGGCCGAGCTGGCACTTGAACACGCGTCGACCATCCTGCCGGGCTTCACGCACCTGCAAGTGGCCCAGCCCGTCACGTTCGGCCACCACCTGCTGGCGTATGCGGAAATGTTCGGCCGCGACGCCGAGCGCCTGGCCGACTGCCGCAAGCGCGTCAACCGCCTGCCGCTGGGCGCCGCCGCCCTGGCCGGCACCTCTTATCCCATCGACCGCGAACGCGTCGCGCGCACGCTGGGCTTCGACGAGGTCTGCCGCAATTCGCTCGACGCCGTGTCCGACCGCGACTTCGCCATCGAGTTCTGCGCGGCCGCGGCCCTGATCATGACCCATATCTCGCGGCTGTCGGAAGAACTGGTGCTGTGGATGAGCCCGCGCGTGGGCTTCATCGACCTGGCCGACCGCTTCTGCACCGGCAGCTCCATCATGCCGCAAAAGAAGAACCCCGACGTGCCTGAACTGGCCCGGGGCAAGACGGGCCGCGTCAACGGCCACCTGATCGCCCTGCTGACCTTGATGAAAGGCCAGCCCCTGGCCTACAACAAGGACAACCAGGAAGACAAGGAAGGCCTGTTCGATTCGGCCGACACCATACGCGACACCCTGACCATCTTCGTGGACATGGTGGGCGGCATACGCGTCAAGGCCGACGCCATGCGCGCCGCCGCCCTGCAAGGCTTCGCCACCGCCACCGACCTGGCCGACTACCTGGTCAAAAAGGGCGTGCCCTTCCGCGATGCGCATGAAACCGTCGCCCATGCCGTGCGCGCCTGCGAGGAACGCGGCTGCGATCTGGCCGACCTGCCCCTGGAAGAACTGCAAGGCTTCCATGCTCTGATCGAACAAGACGTCTATCAGGTGCTGACCCTGGAAGGCTCCGTGGCCGCCCGCAAGCATATAGGCGGCACGGCGCCCGAGCGCGTCAGGCTGGAAGCCCAGCGGGTTCTGGACGGCACCGCCGAAACCTGA
- a CDS encoding arylesterase produces the protein MWIGWRSVVVALSGILFAGAVAQADVADKGQDKTILVVGDSLSAEYGLRRGSGWVELLARRLHAEQQGYQIRNTSISGDTSSGGVARLPEALRRHQPAIVIIELGSNDALRGLSLQMTRDNLAEMMDMARQARARVLLVGMQIPPNYGRKYAEQFQQLFPEVAQQHGAALVPFLLEGMATDRSLFQPDGIHPNEEAQALLERNVWRQLEPMLTP, from the coding sequence ATGTGGATAGGCTGGAGGTCTGTTGTTGTTGCATTGAGCGGCATTCTGTTCGCGGGGGCCGTCGCCCAGGCCGACGTTGCGGACAAGGGCCAGGATAAGACCATACTTGTCGTGGGGGACAGCCTTTCGGCCGAATACGGCTTGCGGCGTGGGTCGGGCTGGGTCGAACTTCTGGCCCGGCGCCTGCACGCCGAGCAGCAAGGTTACCAGATACGCAATACGAGCATCAGCGGCGACACCAGCAGCGGCGGCGTGGCCCGCCTGCCCGAGGCGCTCCGCCGCCATCAGCCGGCCATCGTCATCATCGAACTGGGCAGCAACGATGCCTTGCGCGGACTGTCGCTGCAGATGACCCGTGACAACCTGGCGGAAATGATGGACATGGCGCGGCAAGCCCGGGCGCGGGTGTTGCTGGTGGGCATGCAGATACCGCCCAATTACGGCCGCAAGTACGCCGAACAGTTCCAGCAGCTGTTTCCAGAAGTGGCGCAGCAGCACGGAGCCGCGCTGGTTCCCTTTCTGCTGGAAGGCATGGCCACCGACCGCAGCCTGTTCCAGCCGGACGGCATCCACCCCAATGAAGAGGCGCAAGCCCTACTTGAGCGCAATGTGTGGCGGCAGCTGGAACCCATGCTGACCCCCTGA
- a CDS encoding ABC transporter ATP-binding protein, which produces MKSSHSIEVEHLSQRVADSSGALDILDNVSFTVDKGQALAITGSSGSGKSTLLGLLAGLDVPSSGRVRLLGHDLFTLDEEARAAVRAAHVGFVFQSFQLLPNLTALENVMLPLELAGKPATEEARAMLERVGLKDRLHHYPRTLSGGEQQRVSLARAFVVRPSVLFADEPTGSLDTQNGARIIELMFDLHRELNTTLILVTHDPQLAALCQRELRLSGGRVAAAP; this is translated from the coding sequence ATGAAAAGTTCCCATTCGATCGAAGTTGAACACCTGTCCCAGAGAGTCGCCGATTCCTCCGGCGCGCTGGATATTTTAGACAATGTCAGCTTTACCGTGGACAAGGGCCAGGCGCTGGCCATCACCGGCAGCTCGGGATCGGGCAAGTCCACGCTGCTGGGCCTGTTGGCCGGGCTGGATGTGCCCAGCTCGGGCCGGGTCCGCCTGCTGGGCCATGACCTGTTCACGCTGGATGAAGAAGCGCGTGCCGCGGTGCGCGCGGCCCATGTGGGCTTTGTTTTCCAGTCCTTCCAGTTGCTGCCCAACCTGACCGCCCTGGAAAATGTGATGCTGCCGCTGGAACTGGCGGGCAAGCCGGCCACGGAGGAAGCGCGCGCCATGCTGGAACGCGTCGGCCTGAAGGACCGCCTGCATCATTATCCGCGGACGCTCTCCGGCGGAGAGCAGCAACGGGTCTCGCTTGCGCGGGCTTTCGTGGTCCGGCCCAGCGTGCTGTTCGCCGATGAACCCACCGGCAGCCTGGACACCCAGAATGGCGCGCGCATCATCGAGCTGATGTTCGACCTGCACCGCGAACTGAATACGACGCTGATACTGGTCACGCACGACCCGCAACTGGCGGCCCTGTGCCAGCGCGAGCTGAGGCTGTCGGGCGGCCGAGTGGCGGCCGCTCCCTGA
- a CDS encoding SurA N-terminal domain-containing protein: protein MFDFIRTHQRLMQLVLLVLILPSFVLIGVSGYTNYVSGDHDLVKVGSASITQQNFDQARRNQLQQLQQNSQGGFDPAVLDNPAARRALLESLIDRQVLVSSATKERFSVSDAVLRQTIAAMPQLQVDGQFSPERYNEVLASVGLTTRDFEQSQRAELALDRVLGPIALTASVPASVVQQLELALTEQRTVRLRAFPASDYEKDLDISDADIQAWYDKNKQTLELPEQVSAQYLLLNEEAAMQNLPAVSPDELKKYYEQNKARFVQPARVDISHIQVNIPSGASDEDRKQAHAKAEEILKKVQADTSAFAEVAKTQSQDAGTAKDGGRLGWITKGSWPANLEQTIFALQKGGVSQVVEGPGGYHIFLANDVQPERGESFDEAKEKIEAEVRRQLGADRFADMATRLTSLVYDNPSSLQPAADALGLTVRSAAGIARDRLLPSDEVKADAASASQDAALLDDARVRRALFTPQALNEKQNSGVIEISPDTMVAVRVDTVTPAHVPELAQVSGHIREVLKAERAQAAAQKAGQDALAELQKADPAQVPEAFGSPLTVSRINAQGLAKPVADAAFDASTKTLPQYVGVQGPQGYVLIRVEGFEAGKPGNPMLASLPVELDQAWGRAEEQAVLKAMRIQANVQILPEAEKALSGENTAQD, encoded by the coding sequence ATGTTCGATTTCATTCGTACGCATCAACGCTTGATGCAGTTGGTCCTGCTGGTGCTGATCCTGCCGTCTTTCGTCCTGATCGGCGTCAGCGGCTATACCAATTATGTGTCCGGCGATCACGATCTCGTGAAAGTGGGCAGCGCGTCCATTACGCAGCAGAATTTCGATCAGGCACGCCGCAATCAGCTGCAGCAATTGCAGCAGAACAGCCAGGGCGGCTTCGATCCCGCCGTGCTGGATAATCCCGCCGCGCGCCGGGCCCTGCTCGAGTCGCTGATCGACCGTCAGGTGCTGGTGTCGTCGGCCACCAAGGAACGCTTCAGCGTGTCCGATGCCGTGCTGCGCCAGACCATCGCCGCGATGCCGCAGTTGCAGGTCGACGGGCAGTTCTCGCCCGAGCGCTACAACGAAGTGCTGGCCTCCGTGGGCCTGACCACCCGCGATTTCGAACAGAGCCAGCGCGCCGAACTGGCGCTGGATCGCGTCCTGGGGCCGATTGCGCTGACCGCCAGCGTGCCCGCCTCGGTGGTCCAGCAACTGGAGCTTGCGCTCACCGAGCAGCGCACGGTCAGGCTGCGGGCATTTCCGGCTTCCGATTATGAAAAAGACCTGGACATCTCCGATGCCGACATCCAGGCCTGGTACGACAAGAACAAGCAAACGCTGGAATTGCCTGAACAGGTCAGCGCGCAATACCTGCTGCTCAATGAAGAAGCCGCCATGCAGAATCTGCCGGCCGTCAGCCCGGACGAACTGAAGAAATACTACGAGCAGAACAAGGCGCGCTTCGTCCAGCCGGCCCGTGTCGACATCAGCCATATCCAGGTCAACATCCCTTCGGGCGCGTCCGACGAAGACCGCAAGCAGGCGCATGCCAAGGCCGAGGAAATCCTCAAGAAGGTCCAGGCCGATACCTCGGCCTTCGCCGAAGTCGCCAAGACCCAGTCGCAGGATGCCGGCACGGCCAAGGATGGCGGCAGGCTGGGCTGGATCACGAAAGGCTCCTGGCCCGCCAATCTTGAGCAGACCATTTTCGCCCTTCAAAAAGGCGGCGTGTCGCAGGTTGTGGAAGGCCCCGGCGGCTACCACATCTTCCTGGCCAACGACGTCCAGCCTGAAAGGGGCGAGTCCTTCGACGAGGCCAAGGAAAAGATCGAAGCCGAAGTGCGCCGCCAGCTGGGCGCCGACCGCTTTGCCGACATGGCGACGCGGCTGACCAGCCTGGTGTACGACAATCCGTCCAGCCTGCAGCCGGCCGCCGATGCGCTGGGGCTTACGGTGCGTTCGGCCGCCGGCATTGCACGCGATCGCCTTTTGCCTTCCGACGAAGTCAAGGCCGATGCGGCCTCCGCCAGCCAGGATGCCGCCTTGCTCGACGACGCCCGTGTGCGCCGCGCGCTATTCACGCCTCAGGCCCTGAACGAGAAGCAGAATTCGGGCGTCATTGAGATTTCACCCGACACCATGGTTGCGGTTCGTGTGGATACGGTCACTCCCGCCCATGTTCCCGAACTGGCCCAGGTGTCCGGACACATCCGCGAGGTGCTCAAGGCCGAGCGTGCGCAGGCGGCCGCCCAGAAGGCGGGGCAGGACGCGCTGGCCGAATTGCAGAAAGCCGATCCGGCCCAAGTGCCCGAGGCATTCGGTTCGCCGCTGACCGTCAGCCGCATCAACGCGCAAGGCCTGGCCAAGCCGGTGGCCGACGCGGCGTTCGACGCGTCGACCAAGACCCTTCCGCAGTATGTGGGCGTTCAGGGTCCGCAGGGCTATGTGCTGATACGTGTCGAAGGCTTTGAGGCCGGCAAGCCGGGCAACCCGATGCTGGCTTCCCTGCCCGTCGAGCTCGATCAGGCATGGGGCCGGGCTGAAGAGCAGGCCGTCCTGAAAGCCATGCGCATCCAGGCCAACGTGCAGATACTGCCCGAAGCCGAAAAGGCGCTGTCCGGCGAAAATACGGCCCAGGACTAG
- a CDS encoding YaeQ family protein: MALRATIFKLDLHVADMDRGYYGSHALTLARHPSETDERMMLRVLAFALYADEGLAFTRGLSTTDEPALWHKDLTGSILNWIELGHPDERRLLQAGGKSERVVVFCYGGHASQVWWQGAQAAVARIRNLSVLSVSPAAVQALAGFAQRAMTLHVTIQEGAVLVASDSDSLVVEIDTWRAG; the protein is encoded by the coding sequence ATGGCGCTGCGAGCCACCATCTTCAAGCTGGACCTGCATGTGGCCGACATGGATCGCGGCTATTACGGCAGCCATGCGCTGACGCTGGCGCGGCATCCCTCGGAAACCGACGAGCGCATGATGCTGCGCGTCCTGGCCTTTGCGCTGTATGCCGACGAAGGCCTGGCCTTCACGCGCGGGCTCAGCACCACCGACGAGCCCGCGCTTTGGCACAAGGACCTGACGGGTTCCATCCTGAACTGGATAGAGCTGGGCCATCCGGACGAGCGGCGCCTGCTGCAGGCCGGCGGCAAATCGGAGCGGGTCGTGGTGTTCTGCTACGGAGGGCACGCCAGCCAGGTCTGGTGGCAGGGCGCGCAGGCGGCTGTGGCACGCATCAGGAACCTGAGCGTGCTGTCGGTCAGTCCGGCCGCCGTCCAGGCACTGGCAGGTTTTGCTCAGCGCGCCATGACCTTGCACGTGACCATACAAGAGGGCGCCGTGCTGGTGGCTTCGGACAGCGACAGCCTGGTCGTCGAGATCGACACCTGGCGCGCGGGCTAG